TCCGCAGACGTGGACGGGAGCCGCAGAATCGCCAGCACGGTGCCGTCACTGTAACAAGCCTTGAACACGAGGCCATGGCGGCCTCGGCTGAGCACGTTCTCCTCGTCAAACTGGCGGGTTGCCTCAACAGTGTCGGCATAAGTGATCCTTGAGTTGAACATAATCAGCTTCGGCTGGCTGACACCGTTCTCCGTGCTTGTGCCACTCGACCCACTGCCGCGTCCCGGGCTGCGTCTCCTCTTCTTCACACCATCACGGCTCTCAATGAACCGACGCCTCCATCGCAGCAAGCTAAACACGCAGCAACAGCACAACAGCGCAAGGAGCAGCACGGCAGCAGCCACCACACCAATTAGCAGAGCCAGGCGCTGCACCTTCTGCCGtctctgccgccgccgctgctctcCGCACTCACTCTCCAATGGCGGCCCACACAAATCTGGGTTTGAAGCATACGCTGAAGCAGAACCAAAGCGGGAGCCGAGCATTGCCGGTATCTCACCAGAAAGCTCGTTGTGTGACACATTGAATGACACAAGGCCAGGAATCTGAGCCAACGATGCAGGGATGCTGCCGGTAAGATTGTTGGACGACAGGTCAAGCGTCTGCAGCTTTGAGAGGTTGGCAATAGAGGCTGGTATGTCTCCGCCAATACGATTGTCATCAAGCTTGAGAAGGGTGAGTGATGAGCAATTGGATATCTCTGGTGGTATCTTGCCTGAAAACTGATTGTAACTGAGGTCCAGCTCTTCCAATTCACCAAGGCGCGAGAGGTCACTCGGGATGGAGCCGGTCAGCTGGTTGCCACTGAGCTCAAGCACAGTAAGGTTGGAACAATTGGCAAGCTCCGGTGGCAGCTCCCCAGAAATGTGGTTGTGTGAGGCCGAGAGCACTTGAAGTGACGGCAAGTACCCATATGTCGCCGGTATTGACCCAGTGAATGAATTGCCGGAGAGATTGAGGTCGCGCAGACTCCAAAGACTGCTGAATCCTTCAGGAACATCACCAGAGAAGGAGTTGTCTGCGAATGACACATACTGCAGCTGCGGTAGGCCAAAAAGTTCCGCCGGGACATTGCCAGAGAGGTTCTTCTGACCAGAGAGATCAAGAACTCGCAGGTTCTGGAGGTTGCTAATGGTCGTAGGAATGTGACCAGAAAAGGCATTGCCGCTCAAATTTAAGCTCTGGAGAGCCAACAGGTTACCGATGGCCAGAGGTATCTCACCGGCGAGGTTGTTCTCTGATAGGTCCAGGAACGTCAGGTTCCCCAGCTGGAAGAGctcaccagaaaggccaccagtgaGTCTGTTCCTCGGTATGGACAATGCCTCTAGCCACGACAGATTCCCCAAGCTCGCCGGAATCTCGCCGGAGAAAGTGTTCCCACCAAGATAGACCTCCCTGAGCCTCGGGAGACCGCCAAGAGCTGACGGCACCTCGCCGGTGAAGTGATTGTCCTCGAGATCAAGTACCTGGAGTGCGCCGCATCTGCCAATCTCCGCAGGCACGGCGCCAGCGAAAGCATTACCGCCGAGGCGCAGCTCCAGCAGCGCAGTGAGCTGCCCGAGCGCTGGCGGCAACTCTCCGGTGAACGCATTGCCCGAGAGGTCGAGCAGCGTCAGTCCCCCCGCCCCAGCAAGCCAAGCCGGGAATGGACCAGCTAGCTTGTTGCCTCCCAGGTCCACCACCTGAAGATCCGCGGCGAGACCTCCCGGCACGTCCACCTGAGAGAACTCGTTGCCGCCGAGCTGCACAATGCGCAGGGACGAGTTCCCCTGACGACCAAACGCCGCCGCCGGGATGGCGCCGGTGAGCTGGTTCCGCGACACGGAGAGAATCTGCAGCGTGGGTATCGCGGCGACCGCAGACGGCAAGATGCCGCGGAGCGAGTTCCCCTGAAGGCTCAGGTGGAGCAGCGCCGAGCAGTTTGCCAGCGCGGCCGGGATGGTCCCCTCGAGAAGGTTCCCGTCCAGCCAGAGGTAGTGCAGGTCCTGCAAGTTTCCCAGCGACGCCGGGACGGTGCCCCGGAGTCGGTTGAAGGACAGGTTCAAGAACTGGAGGCTGGCGGTGGAGGCGCTAATGTTCGACGGGATGGTTCCGGAGAAGGCGTTGGAGGATAGGTCGAGGTACTTCAAGCTGGGAGGAAGCGAGACGGGGACGGGGCCGGACAGGAGGTTGCCGGACACGTCGAAGGTGTCGAGGCTGGTGAGGTTGGCGAGGAAGGACTGGGGAATGGGGCCGGAGAGCGAGTTGGACTGGAGGAAGACGGCGCGCAGGGAGGTGACGCGGGCCAGCGACGGCGGGATGGCGCCGGAGAGGTCGTTGGACCGGAGGCTGAGCCGCTCGAGGTACGGCAGCGAGCCGAGCGCTGGCGAGATGGGGCCCGAGAGACGGAGCCGCGGGAGCTGCAGCTCGACGACGCGGCCGCCCTGCGCGCACGCGACGCCGCGCCAGGAGCAGGGCGCGGAGGGGGACGCCGCGTCCCACCCGGACATGGCGCCGTAGGGGTCGCGCAGGCCGCGGCGGAACGCGAGCAGCGCGTCGATCTCCGCCTGCACCCCGGCTGTCCTCGccaccggcgccggcgccggcgcggtCAGCGACGCGAGCGGCGCCAGCGCCAGCATGAGCAGCAGGAACAACGACCGCGACGGCGGCATCGCGGGCGACCGGGAGAAGGAGAGGGTGGAGAGAAGAGAGCCGCCTCTTTTACTCCCCCTGTCTTGTCAACTTTGGCGGCTGTGGCGCCTAGGCTCTCATGGAGATGGGGAGAGCGCGAGTGAGGAGGGAGGGATCGGC
This portion of the Zea mays cultivar B73 chromosome 2, Zm-B73-REFERENCE-NAM-5.0, whole genome shotgun sequence genome encodes:
- the LOC103646048 gene encoding probable LRR receptor-like serine/threonine-protein kinase precursor, translating into MPPSRSLFLLLMLALAPLASLTAPAPAPVARTAGVQAEIDALLAFRRGLRDPYGAMSGWDAASPSAPCSWRGVACAQGGRVVELQLPRLRLSGPISPALGSLPYLERLSLRSNDLSGAIPPSLARVTSLRAVFLQSNSLSGPIPQSFLANLTSLDTFDVSGNLLSGPVPVSLPPSLKYLDLSSNAFSGTIPSNISASTASLQFLNLSFNRLRGTVPASLGNLQDLHYLWLDGNLLEGTIPAALANCSALLHLSLQGNSLRGILPSAVAAIPTLQILSVSRNQLTGAIPAAAFGRQGNSSLRIVQLGGNEFSQVDVPGGLAADLQVVDLGGNKLAGPFPAWLAGAGGLTLLDLSGNAFTGELPPALGQLTALLELRLGGNAFAGAVPAEIGRCGALQVLDLEDNHFTGEVPSALGGLPRLREVYLGGNTFSGEIPASLGNLSWLEALSIPRNRLTGGLSGELFQLGNLTFLDLSENNLAGEIPLAIGNLLALQSLNLSGNAFSGHIPTTISNLQNLRVLDLSGQKNLSGNVPAELFGLPQLQYVSFADNSFSGDVPEGFSSLWSLRDLNLSGNSFTGSIPATYGYLPSLQVLSASHNHISGELPPELANCSNLTVLELSGNQLTGSIPSDLSRLGELEELDLSYNQFSGKIPPEISNCSSLTLLKLDDNRIGGDIPASIANLSKLQTLDLSSNNLTGSIPASLAQIPGLVSFNVSHNELSGEIPAMLGSRFGSASAYASNPDLCGPPLESECGEQRRRQRRQKVQRLALLIGVVAAAVLLLALLCCCCVFSLLRWRRRFIESRDGVKKRRRSPGRGSGSSGTSTENGVSQPKLIMFNSRITYADTVEATRQFDEENVLSRGRHGLVFKACYSDGTVLAILRLPSTSADGAVVIDEGSFRKEAESLGKVKHRNLTVLRGYYAGPPPDVRLLVYDYMPNGNLATLLQEASHQDGHILNWPMRHLIALGVSRGLAFLHQSGVVHGDVKPQNILFDADFEPHLSDFGLEPMVVTAGAAAAAAAASTSAATPVGSLGYVAPDAAAAGQATREGDVYSFGIVLLELLTGRRPGIFAGEEEDIVKWVKRQLQRGAVAELLEPGLLELDPESSEWEEFLLGIKVGLLCTASDPLDRPAMGDVVFMLEGCRVGPDIPSSADPTSQPSPA